One Dasania marina DSM 21967 DNA segment encodes these proteins:
- a CDS encoding PACE efflux transporter, with product MSPKKRRILQALLYEVFAIAFVAPVLSIIFDKPPTSTIGLAIVLSSVALGWNYVFNSIFESWEARQPVRGRSFARRLLHGSGFEGSLVIILVPVMALWLNISLLSALLANLGLLVFFFVYAITFTWAFDCAFGLPASSAKLDDD from the coding sequence ATGAGCCCCAAAAAACGACGGATACTGCAAGCATTGCTATATGAAGTTTTTGCCATTGCCTTTGTTGCCCCTGTTTTGAGTATTATTTTTGATAAGCCGCCTACCTCAACCATAGGCCTCGCGATTGTATTATCTAGCGTCGCGCTAGGATGGAACTACGTATTCAATTCAATATTTGAAAGCTGGGAGGCGCGCCAGCCCGTACGAGGCCGGTCATTTGCTAGGCGGTTGTTGCATGGCAGTGGTTTTGAGGGCAGCCTCGTGATCATACTGGTTCCTGTGATGGCTCTTTGGTTGAACATCTCACTGCTCAGTGCGTTACTGGCGAACCTTGGCTTATTGGTGTTTTTCTTTGTCTATGCGATTACTTTTACCTGGGCCTTCGATTGCGCCTTCGGCCTGCCTGCGTCCTCGGCGAAGCTTGATGACGACTAA